ATGACTGCGTTTGCTATGAAACCTGATCTTGAAAAATCAGTGATGCCGGGTGCTGTGAGAAATTTTGGATTGATGCCTCAATCAAGTTTTGATGAAAATGAAGTCCGCTTAATAGCAGGATATATTTATGATACTGATTTGCAATCTGACGCCTGGTTCAAATCATGGAAAAAATTCAAAAAGGCGCAACTAAAATCAAAATAACTTATATGGAATACTATAATTCAAAACGAATTGCGAAAACTGATTTCGCAACATTGCGCACTCAAGTTGAGGCAGCATTAAAGACTGAAGGTTTCGGTGTACTAACTGAAATTGATATTCAAGCCACCATGAAAAAGAAACTGGATAAAGATTATTTGCCGCATGTTATTTTGGGCGCATGTAATCCTGTCTATGCTGATAAGGTGTTGAGTATTGATCCGCACATCAGTACCTTATTGCCGTGTAACGTCACTATCAGACAACTTGAAAATGGTGAGATGGAAGTGTGTACCATCAATGCTGATGCTGCTATGAGTAGTATTGGAAATGATGCTATCGCAATTCACGCCGCTGAAATTCAAGAAAAATTAATGCGAGTATTAAATCAAATTTAACGAGTATGGAAAAACATATTTATCATCTGAATCTTTCTTGGCAAGAGGGCAGGGTAGGACAAATCAGTTCACCCGAATTGCCTGAAAAAATTACTGTGGCAACTCCACCAGAATTTGAGAAGGGCGTAGCCGGTATTTGGTCACCTGAACATCTATTTACAGCATCAGTGCAAAGTTGTTTCATGACTACTTTTCTAGCGGTTGCAGAATATTCAAAATTAGATTTCAAAGAATTCTCTTGCAGGGCAGAAGGCATACTTGAAAAGGTAGATGGAAAATATCTGATGACTGAAGTAATCTTATATCCACGTTTGGTCATTACTTCTGAAGACAAGAAAGAAAAAGCACAACGCATTCTTGAAAAATCAGAAGCAGCGTGCCTGATTTCTAATTCAATAAAAACAAAAGTATCATTGAAAACTGATGTGGTTGTTTAACAACCGCATCAGTTCAAATTTTTTTAACTATGAAGTTAGTGAACACTCACATACTAATATTGTTTTTCCTGAATTCATTTTCCGGATTTTCACAGCAGGATATTTGGTCATTGGATCGCTGTCTTGATAGTGCACGCGTGAATAATCTTAAACTGCGCATAGCCGAAAATCAACAGACCATAATCAGTGAAAAGCATGACGAGGCAGTATCCGGTTTGTACCCTAAAATTGCTATTGCAGGAGATTATCGTTATTATACAAATCTGCCATATCAACTACTGCCACTTTCTGTTTTTGGCGGACCGGATGGTGTTTACAAAGAAACTCAGTTCGGTGTTCCGCATGTGATAAATGCAAATGTTCAGTTTAACATGAACTTGTATAATCCACAAACTTACGGGGCAATTGATGTCACAAACACCATGGAGGAAATTGCCGCAGTTCAATATCAGCGAACTGAAGAGCAGTTGTTCTTTGAAATTTCCAACCTCTTTTATAATGCGGTAATTATTCAATACCAAATCCGTTTCATAGATTCAAATTTGGTAAACGCCGGACAGCTCTTAAATATTGTGACCTTGCTGCATGAGCAAAAAATGGTAAAGACAACGGATGCCGATAAAATTAAACTGCAAGTTGCACAGCTGGAACTGAATAAACAAAATGCAGCATCTAAGCAAACACAAATTCACAATCAGTTGAAATTTATGATGGGAATTTCTGACCAAATTCAGTTAGTTGCTGATACCACGTTGAATTTGTTTCAACCTGAACCAATAGTGTTGAATGAAACCAATGATTTAAAATTGAACCGACTATCAGGTGAAGTGCTTCAAACGGAATTACAAACTATTCGCAGAACGAGAATTCCTATGGTGTCACTTTACGGAGTGTATGGTACCACTGGTTATGGATATACCGGAGATCCTCAGTCATTTCTTGATTTTTATCCCGTGGGTTATGCCGGTGTGCAATTAGTTTATCCGCTGTTTAACGGTTTTGCCATCAATCAAAAAATTGATCAGAAAGAACTTGAAATTCAAAATAATCAGTATCAGCAGGAATTAATATATAAGCAAACAAGCATGCAAGTTGACAACGCCATTTTGCAGAGAAGCATAGCGTACAATATGGTTCAATCTGCGCAAACTCAAATTCAACTTGGTGAAGAAATTTACAAACAAATAAAATTGCAATTCGAGCAAGAAACAGCAAGCCTTACTGAGGTATTACTGGCTGATCTTGCAGTGCGTGAATCACAGCAAATATGGATTAATGCAATTGTAGATTATTTCAAAGCAGATCTGGAGCTAAAAAAAGTATCCGGCAATTTTAATATTAAAGAATAGATTATGAAAACAAAACAATCAATCATTAAAAAATTGGTTTACGCTTTCATCGGAGTATTGCTGATTGCAATTACCGTGATTCAATTATTGCGCAATAAAGAGGTGTCGCAAGACAAGGTGTATGTCTATGATCGTACAAAGGCTGTTTCGGTTGAAGTGGATACTTTAATGAAAACTTCAATACAAGCTGAGCGTTCCTATTCAGGTACATTTGAGCCCTGGCGAGAAACAAAAATCAATGCTGAGTTACAGGGAAATATTGTACAAATATTTTCTGAAACCGGCGCTTTGGTAAAAAAAGGATCTCCCTTAATTCAGCTTGATAATAGTTTATTAAAACTACAGTTGGAGTCATCTGAAATTCAAATCAGCGGATTAGAAAATGATATGGCGCGCTACACTATTTTGACACAAGGTGATGCAATACAAGGAGTACAATTGGAGAAAACAGAATTGGCATTGAAAACAGCAAGAGTGCAAAAAGAAATACTTGAAACTCAAATTGCCAAAACAACCATTCGTGCGCCATTTGATGGAATTGTTACTGCAAAACTTACTGAAGTAGGATCATTCGCAGCACCTGGTGTTCCTCTGATTCAACTCACCGATTTGAATAAAGTGCGCTTCACCATTGTAATTCCTGAATCTGATTTAGCAAATTTTATTTTGAATGAAACATATCAAATTCATGCAGAAGTTTTTCCTGAAAGAACATTTGAAGGTAAAGTGATTCTGATTGGCAGTAAAGCAAATCCGGGAAACAGTTATCCGGTTCAATTTGAAATATCGAACACTAAAAATCTTGATATCAAGGCCGGAATGACAGGTGACGTGAGTATGAGTAATGATATGAACGGTGAAGGCTTTCTTATTCCAAATGAAGCGTTGATTGGCAATTCTAATGACTATTCTGTTTATATTATTAAAAATGGAAAAGCCGTTTTAACCAAAGTGGTTACTAATGGCAGAGTGAAGAATAATACCATTGTTACCGGTGGAGTTTCAGAAGGTGATATTGTGGTGACACGGGGTATTATTAATCTATTTGATGGTGCAGCAGTTGAAATAAATTAGGTTATGAATCTGACAGATATTTCTATAAAAAGACCCTCACTGATCATTGTAATGTTCAGTGTATTCACATTACTTGGTGTGATAGGATTCATGAATCTGAGCTATGAATTAATGCCGGATTTTAATCAGCCGGTTGTTGTGATCCGGACTATTTATCCGGGTGCTGAACCTGAAGAAGTAGAAAGTTCAGTTTCAAAAAAAATTGAAGATGCTTTATCTAATCTTGAAGGAGTTGATTTTGTCGTTACTAAATCAATGCCCAATGCTTCAGTAATTATTGTCAACCTGAAATACGGAACAGATTTGGATAAAACCATGCAGGATGCGCAGCGCTTTATTGATAATATCAGAAAAGATTTACCTGCAGATATTCAAAGTCCGGTGATGAGCAAAGTTTCACCCAATGATTTGCCCATGATGTCAGTGAGTGTAACAAGTAATTTGAATGGCACTGATTTTTATCAGCAGTTAAAAGAAGATATTCTTCCGCAAATTCAGCAGATAAAAGGTGTTGCAGAGATCACCGTATTAGGGGCAGAAGAACGTGAGATTCAGGTTTTGGTTGATCAGGATAAACTGAGATATTACAAGGTGAGTATGCAGCTGGTGGTTGAGGCAATTAACCGCTCAGGGTTGGATATTCCGGCTGGAAAAGTTGAGTCTGATTATACAAGTAATTCTGTTCGGTATATTGGTAAATTTTCATCCATAGAAGATATTCAGAACGTGATGATCTCTATGCCTGTTGCGGGTAGTCCGGTATATGTAAAAGATGTTGCTGTTGTTGAAGATCATGTTGCTGATCAAACTTCTTACAGTCGGTACAATGGTCAGGCAGGAATTGGATTACTCATCAAAAAGCAAGGTGATGCAAATGCTGTAGATGTTTCATCTGCAATTCGTGATAAATTTAAAGAGATTGAATCTCAAAATGCGTCATCTGATTTACAATTTATAATTGCCGATGATAGCACAGATAATACCATAGCTGCAGTAAATTCTGTTGTTGAAGATTTGATTCTTGCCGTTATTCTGGTATCTGTTGTGATGTTGCTTTTTTTGAGAAGCTTCAGAAATTCACTCATTGTATTAATTGCAATTCCAACATCGCTCATTACTGCTTTTGCGGTGATGTGGTTTCTTGGTTATACCTTGAACTTGATGACCTTGTTGGCCATGTCGCTCATCATTGGAATTCTGGTGGATGATGCAACGGTTGTGCTTGAAAATATTCAACGACACCTGGATATGGGTAAAGAAAAACGTACAGCCGCAATGGACGGCAGAATGGAGATTGGTTTTTCTGCTTTGTCTATCACGCTGGTTGATGTGGTAGTTTTTTTACCCATTTTATTTCTTCAGGTTTTTGTAGCTGATATGCTTAAGCAATTTTCAGTTGTTGTAATTACTTCTACCATGACAAGTTTGTTAGTCGGCTTCACATTAACGCCTTGGCTAGCATCACGAATTGGGAAAAAAGAAGATCTGAGACCAACAAATTTCTTCAACAAGTTTTTACTTTGGTTTGAGCGTCAGTTAGAAAAATTCACAAACGGTTATGGTAATGTTTTGAAGTGGACACTCAATCACAAATTGATTTTTGGGGGCATCCTTGTTTTTCTTTTTGTCATTACCGGTCTGATCATGAAGCAAGGCATTATTGGTAAAGAATTAATTTCCACCGGTGATCAGGGAAAATTCAGATTGAGTCTTGAATACGATAAATCAATTTCGCTGGATGAGAATTTATTCACATCAACTCAAGTAGAAAATTATCTCAATGATCAACCTGAAATACAAAGCGTATTCAGCAATATTGGCGGTCCCGGCACAGGTATTGGAAATTTGGGAGTGGGCGCCGCAAATAAAACCGAATTTACCATTCAATTGATATCTGCTGAAGAGAGAAACCATCAGGCTACGGAAGAATATATGCAAATATTGAGAGAAAATATGCAACATCAATTTCCGGGTATAAATTTTTCAATGGCAAGTCTTGGTTTGATTCCACGATCAGCACCTATTGAGTTAACACTTAGCGGACCTGATGAAGAAGAGTTAAGGCTGACAGCACAAAATTTAAAAACAGCTATTGAAAATATTCCGGGATCAGATAATGTACAACTTTCTGTTGAAGAGGGAAATCCTGAATACCGTGTGGTACCTGATAAAGATAGAATGCAGCGATTTGGTTTAAACAGTGCGTATACCGGTTTGAATTTACGCACAGCGTTAACAGGTAATGATCAGGCAACGCTGACAGAAAATGGTGATGAATATCCGGTGCGTATTTGGTATAGTCAATTTGATCGCAGCAATCCTGATGACATTGAAAATATTACTGTCATTAATCCAATGGGTATTCCGGTTGAGTTGAGACAATTTGCAGATGTTGTACAAGAAAATTCCCCTTCAATGCTTGAGAGAAAAGACAGACAACCGGCTGTAACACTAACATCGGATGCGCTGGGTCGTCCTTCAGGTTCTGTTGCAGATGAGGTGATTGCCTACATCAATGAAAATCCTTTACCGCAAGGTGTGAGTATGACATGGGGTAGTGATATCAAAAGACAACAGGATAGTTTTGGAGCTTTAGGTTCTGTTTTGGCTATTTCATTTCTGCTGATTTATTTAATTATGGTGGCGCTTTATGATAGTTTTATTTACCCTTTTGTCGTTCTGTTTTCTATTCCTGTTGCAGTGATTGGTGCTTTTCTTGCACTCAATCTAACTATGAATCATCTCAGTCTGTTTGCTCTTTTAGGTTTAATTATGTTAATGGGATTGGTAGTGAAAAATGCTATATTAATTGTTGACTTCACCAATCAACTCAAAGCCGGAGGAATGCATTACAAAGAAGCATTAATAGTTGCCGGTAAAGGCCGAATGAGACCCATCTTGATGACAACACTTTCTATGGTGATTGGTATGTTGCCAATTGCCATGGCCAGAGGAACAGCGGCAGAATGGAAAAATGGCTTGGCATGGGTGATCATCGGCGGTTTGATGTCTTCATTGATATTAACTGTTTTTCTGGTGCCTGTGGTATATTATCTTGTTGATAGCGTGAAAGAAAAGTTTTCACGTACTTCTCAAATTCAACCGGCCGCTTAAAATATTTTTTTAATGGACCAACTTTTCAGGCGTATGACCTATCTCATTTTTAAAGCAGATGTTGTTCTGTAATTTTGTATTTGAAGTGAAAAAAATATTCAGCATATTGATCTTATCCAGCATCTTGATTTCTACCGGAAGTCAGTCGCTGATATTTTTTCATTACCTGCTTAATAAGGCTGAAATCACTGAGAAATACTGCGTGAATAAAAACAAGCCTGAAAAAAAATGTCACGGTCAATGTCATCTCAACAAACAGATGAAGCAGGTTGAAGAGCAAGAACAAATTCCCGTGAATCCATTAAAAGAAAAAGCTGAATTGCAACTTTTTGCACAAGATTATAAGGACTTAAGTTTTGATAATTATCTTGTTTTTGAAAACCAATTTTACGGTTATCAGGCAATTCTTTCTGACAGACATCTTCCGTCTGTTGATCATCCTCCTCTAGGTTAATTTGCTTTTTTTCTCTTGAATTATTTTGAGTGCTCGTTGAGCGCACAAGTGGCTGTGTGAACATCTATGATTTGCATTTTCGCTTGCCTGAATTCATTTCCTGAGAATGTGTGCGCTTTGATGTTATCTGAAATCAGATTCAAAGTGTGATCAATTTTTTTCTTCAATAACAAATTTAAATTGTATGATGTATTTGTGGATGCTGCTGTCCTGGCACGTTTTAACGGTCGGTGATCAGGAGCCTTGGGTTGCACCTGAGACTGCAGCCGAGGTAAAAAATCCGGTAGAAGCCGGAACTAAATCTTTACAAACCGGAAAAAAAATCTATACCAGTTTTTGCTGGTCATGTCATGGAACCACCGGCTTGGGTGATGGCCCTGCTGCGGCGGGTATGGATCCAAAACCTGTGGCGTTCAATACGTCTGAATTTCAGAATCAAACCGATGGAGCAATTTTCTGGAAAATTTCTGAAGGACGCGGAAACATGGCTTCATACAAATCAATGCTGTCATCAACTGAACGATGGAGTGTTGTCAATTATTTACGCACACTTAAAACAGAATAGGAGAGAATATGAAAAAACACATTTATACTTTACGAATCCTTGTTGTCATGATGATAATTTTTCTGAATGGAAACATTGTCGCTCAAGAGGATTCAGAGAAAGAATTTGCTGAACAAGTTTTTGGAAGTTCACAACTCATCAATTCACAAACTGCTGTTATTCCTGCAGCAGGAACATGGCGTTTTGGTATTCAGCATCGCTTTGGAAAAATTGGCTTAGATTCATCTATCACGCAACAATTTCTGGGTTTGGATTTACCTTCAGTGATTCGCTTTTCTTTTGGCTGGACATTGGGTGATCGTCTTGCGCTGGATATTGGTCGCACCAATCATTTAAAAACGTATGATCTGGAATTGAAATATCTCATTGCAAGACAAACAACTAATTTCAGAATGCCTTTCAATATT
This genomic stretch from Crocinitomicaceae bacterium harbors:
- a CDS encoding DUF302 domain-containing protein, with translation MEYYNSKRIAKTDFATLRTQVEAALKTEGFGVLTEIDIQATMKKKLDKDYLPHVILGACNPVYADKVLSIDPHISTLLPCNVTIRQLENGEMEVCTINADAAMSSIGNDAIAIHAAEIQEKLMRVLNQI
- a CDS encoding OsmC family protein, with the protein product MEKHIYHLNLSWQEGRVGQISSPELPEKITVATPPEFEKGVAGIWSPEHLFTASVQSCFMTTFLAVAEYSKLDFKEFSCRAEGILEKVDGKYLMTEVILYPRLVITSEDKKEKAQRILEKSEAACLISNSIKTKVSLKTDVVV
- a CDS encoding TolC family protein gives rise to the protein MKLVNTHILILFFLNSFSGFSQQDIWSLDRCLDSARVNNLKLRIAENQQTIISEKHDEAVSGLYPKIAIAGDYRYYTNLPYQLLPLSVFGGPDGVYKETQFGVPHVINANVQFNMNLYNPQTYGAIDVTNTMEEIAAVQYQRTEEQLFFEISNLFYNAVIIQYQIRFIDSNLVNAGQLLNIVTLLHEQKMVKTTDADKIKLQVAQLELNKQNAASKQTQIHNQLKFMMGISDQIQLVADTTLNLFQPEPIVLNETNDLKLNRLSGEVLQTELQTIRRTRIPMVSLYGVYGTTGYGYTGDPQSFLDFYPVGYAGVQLVYPLFNGFAINQKIDQKELEIQNNQYQQELIYKQTSMQVDNAILQRSIAYNMVQSAQTQIQLGEEIYKQIKLQFEQETASLTEVLLADLAVRESQQIWINAIVDYFKADLELKKVSGNFNIKE
- a CDS encoding efflux RND transporter periplasmic adaptor subunit, which codes for MKTKQSIIKKLVYAFIGVLLIAITVIQLLRNKEVSQDKVYVYDRTKAVSVEVDTLMKTSIQAERSYSGTFEPWRETKINAELQGNIVQIFSETGALVKKGSPLIQLDNSLLKLQLESSEIQISGLENDMARYTILTQGDAIQGVQLEKTELALKTARVQKEILETQIAKTTIRAPFDGIVTAKLTEVGSFAAPGVPLIQLTDLNKVRFTIVIPESDLANFILNETYQIHAEVFPERTFEGKVILIGSKANPGNSYPVQFEISNTKNLDIKAGMTGDVSMSNDMNGEGFLIPNEALIGNSNDYSVYIIKNGKAVLTKVVTNGRVKNNTIVTGGVSEGDIVVTRGIINLFDGAAVEIN
- a CDS encoding efflux RND transporter permease subunit, which gives rise to MNLTDISIKRPSLIIVMFSVFTLLGVIGFMNLSYELMPDFNQPVVVIRTIYPGAEPEEVESSVSKKIEDALSNLEGVDFVVTKSMPNASVIIVNLKYGTDLDKTMQDAQRFIDNIRKDLPADIQSPVMSKVSPNDLPMMSVSVTSNLNGTDFYQQLKEDILPQIQQIKGVAEITVLGAEEREIQVLVDQDKLRYYKVSMQLVVEAINRSGLDIPAGKVESDYTSNSVRYIGKFSSIEDIQNVMISMPVAGSPVYVKDVAVVEDHVADQTSYSRYNGQAGIGLLIKKQGDANAVDVSSAIRDKFKEIESQNASSDLQFIIADDSTDNTIAAVNSVVEDLILAVILVSVVMLLFLRSFRNSLIVLIAIPTSLITAFAVMWFLGYTLNLMTLLAMSLIIGILVDDATVVLENIQRHLDMGKEKRTAAMDGRMEIGFSALSITLVDVVVFLPILFLQVFVADMLKQFSVVVITSTMTSLLVGFTLTPWLASRIGKKEDLRPTNFFNKFLLWFERQLEKFTNGYGNVLKWTLNHKLIFGGILVFLFVITGLIMKQGIIGKELISTGDQGKFRLSLEYDKSISLDENLFTSTQVENYLNDQPEIQSVFSNIGGPGTGIGNLGVGAANKTEFTIQLISAEERNHQATEEYMQILRENMQHQFPGINFSMASLGLIPRSAPIELTLSGPDEEELRLTAQNLKTAIENIPGSDNVQLSVEEGNPEYRVVPDKDRMQRFGLNSAYTGLNLRTALTGNDQATLTENGDEYPVRIWYSQFDRSNPDDIENITVINPMGIPVELRQFADVVQENSPSMLERKDRQPAVTLTSDALGRPSGSVADEVIAYINENPLPQGVSMTWGSDIKRQQDSFGALGSVLAISFLLIYLIMVALYDSFIYPFVVLFSIPVAVIGAFLALNLTMNHLSLFALLGLIMLMGLVVKNAILIVDFTNQLKAGGMHYKEALIVAGKGRMRPILMTTLSMVIGMLPIAMARGTAAEWKNGLAWVIIGGLMSSLILTVFLVPVVYYLVDSVKEKFSRTSQIQPAA
- a CDS encoding cytochrome c translates to MMYLWMLLSWHVLTVGDQEPWVAPETAAEVKNPVEAGTKSLQTGKKIYTSFCWSCHGTTGLGDGPAAAGMDPKPVAFNTSEFQNQTDGAIFWKISEGRGNMASYKSMLSSTERWSVVNYLRTLKTE